A genomic stretch from Candidatus Woesearchaeota archaeon includes:
- a CDS encoding MgtC/SapB family protein, protein MVIIDFSTFVNFLVAIGIGALIGMQREVELQKTKKKDFAGLRTFIFMTLLGAVSGFLASNLFESKTVILVIFGCLAVLIVAAYIATVMHFKEEEIGITTEVTALMSFLLGLMAMSGYTTFALITTIVIVGFLTLKRPLHEFAGKISSDEIYATLKFAVITILILPFLPNVNYTPMDIPLISKIIESAPFLSIEIASQLDVFNPFKIWLMVVFISGISFVGYILIRALGAGKGLGLTGFLGGLVSSTAVTSSMALESKKNSKIVSPFVLAVVVACSTMFIRVMVEVLVVNSAMLKYTAIPMTAMGLAGFISAFIIWRTIRKTHVKKIEFDSPFTLIPALKFAVFFAFVLFIAKFGYIMFGAKGIYIAALLSGLADVDAITLSLATLAGTGDISMLVATMAITLAAITNTIVKGGIAYLFGGKEFKTQIMTVFGIILGLGLLSAILLFI, encoded by the coding sequence AAAGGATTTTGCAGGTTTGAGAACTTTTATTTTTATGACTCTTTTAGGTGCAGTGTCAGGTTTTCTTGCGTCTAATTTATTCGAATCAAAAACAGTTATTCTAGTTATTTTTGGTTGTCTTGCAGTATTAATTGTCGCAGCATATATTGCAACAGTTATGCATTTTAAAGAAGAAGAGATAGGAATTACAACTGAAGTTACTGCCCTCATGTCATTTCTTTTAGGTTTGATGGCAATGTCTGGGTATACAACTTTTGCACTTATAACAACTATTGTTATTGTAGGATTTCTCACTCTAAAACGTCCATTACATGAGTTTGCAGGAAAGATTAGCAGCGACGAGATTTATGCAACATTAAAATTTGCAGTAATAACAATTTTAATTCTTCCCTTCTTACCAAACGTGAACTACACTCCTATGGATATTCCTCTTATTTCAAAAATTATTGAGTCAGCACCATTTTTATCAATTGAAATCGCAAGTCAACTTGATGTTTTTAATCCATTCAAAATTTGGTTGATGGTTGTATTCATTTCGGGAATTAGTTTTGTTGGTTATATTCTTATTAGAGCACTTGGTGCTGGTAAAGGTTTAGGTCTTACTGGATTTTTAGGCGGTCTTGTTTCAAGTACTGCAGTAACATCAAGCATGGCACTCGAAAGCAAAAAAAATTCAAAAATTGTCTCACCTTTTGTTTTGGCAGTTGTTGTTGCTTGTTCGACAATGTTTATTCGAGTTATGGTTGAAGTGTTGGTCGTAAATTCGGCCATGTTAAAATACACTGCAATTCCAATGACTGCCATGGGTCTTGCCGGATTTATTTCTGCATTTATTATTTGGAGAACAATTAGAAAAACTCATGTTAAAAAAATTGAGTTTGATAGTCCTTTCACATTAATTCCTGCATTAAAATTTGCAGTCTTTTTTGCGTTTGTTTTATTCATAGCAAAATTTGGATATATTATGTTTGGTGCCAAAGGAATTTATATTGCTGCACTTTTATCTGGGTTGGCAGATGTTGATGCAATTACTTTATCACTAGCAACTCTAGCTGGAACTGGGGATATTAGTATGCTGGTTGCAACAATGGCAATAACATTAGCAGCAATTACAAATACTATTGTTAAAGGCGGTATTGCTTATTTATTTGGCGGGAAAGAATTCAAAACTCAAATCATGACTGTATTTGGTATTATTCTTGGTTTAGGGCTCCTAAGTGCAATTCTTCTTTTCATTTAA